AGCGCCACGACGCGCTGCGGGTCGTCGGGGATCCGCACCTGCCGCCCCGTATCGTCGGTCACCTCGGCGGCCTGTCCCGTCCCGATGGCGGCCAGCGCCACAAGGGCGGTCATCAGCAATCGGCGCATCTCGTCCTCCTTTTCAGCTTGAACTCATCCGCAGGAACAGCCGCATCCGCATCGCCAGCACGAAAAGCGGCGCGCCCAGCGTCACCAGGACCAGCCCGACCGGCAGGCCGATATCGGTGCCGGCGTTGCGCGCCAGCATGTCGGCCGCCGTGACCACCAGCCCGCCGGTCAGCGCCGCCAGCACCAGACGCGCCCGGCCCGAGGCGGGCGACAGCGCCGCCGCCAGCTGCGGCGCCATGACCCCGAGGAACATCAGCGGCCCCACCGCCGTCAAGGCGGCCGAGCTCAGCAGCACCGCGACGATCAGGACCGCCACCCGCGCCCGTACCGCATCCAGCCCCAGCGCCATCGCCATGGGCGTGCCGAGGTCGACCAGCCGCAGCGCCCGGCCAAGCAGCAGGATGGCGATCGGGCTGGCGGCGAACCATGGCGCCAGCATCGTCACCCGCGGCCAGTCGGCCAGCGCCAGCGACCCGGCCATCCAGCCGGCCAGCGCATGCGAGGTCTCGGGCGGGGTATAGAGGACCAGCACCGCCGTCACCGCCGAAAGCGTCGATTCCAGCGCAATGCCCATCAGCAGCACGGCCAGCCCCCCGGCATGGCCGCGGACCAGCGCCAGCAGCAGCGCCGCGACCGCAAGGCCGCCCAGCAGCGCCGCGCCCGGCAGCCATGCCGGCGGCAGGCCGGGGGCCAGCACGGTCAGGACCATGATCGCCACCATCGCGCCCTGCGACAGGCCCAGCAGGCCCGGATCGGCCAGCGGATTGCGGGCCAGCGATTGCAGCATGGCGCCGGCCAGCGCCACCGACCAGCCCGCCATGAAGCCCAGAAGCAGGCGCGGCAGCCGCACCTGATAAAGCGCAAAGGCCTGATCGGCATCCAGCGGCGCCAGCAGGTCCAGCCGCGTCTCGCCCCAGGACAGCGAAACCGCCCCCAGCCCCAGGCTCGCCAGCGTCATGGCCAGCGCGGCGGCCAGATTCGCCAGTCCGATCTGCATCCCGCCCGGCAGGCGCAGCACGCGGCGGCCGTCCAGGGCGCGACTGCTCATGCCTCGGCTCCGCGCAGGTAGAAGCGGCGCACCATCAGCATGAAGGCGATGCCGCCCAGAAGCTCCAGCACGACGCCGGTATGCAGCGCCAGGGGGGCAAGCGCCATGCGCGCGATCAGGTCGGCCAGCAGGCACAGGCAGGCCCCGGCCAGGGCGCAGCCCGGCAGCAGCGCCCCGAAGCGCGCGCCGGTCAGCGGCCGCACCAGATGCGGCACCACCAGTCCCAGAAACCCCAGCGGTCCGCAGATCGCCACCGCCGAGGCCGAGGCCAGCACCGCCGCCCCCAGCGCCAGAAGTTGCGTGCGCGCCACGTCGATGCCCAGCGAGGCGGCCTTCTCGGCCCCCAGCGCCAGCAGCGACAGCCGGCGGGCCAGCAGCAGCATCGCCGCCATGCCAAGCGCCGCCAGCCCCCAGAAATCCGCCAGCCTTTCGGCATGGACATGGCTGACATTGCCGCCCAGCCAGCCCAGGTAATCCTGCCGCAGCGCCGGATCGGACAGCAGCAGCGCCTGCGTCAGCCCGCCCAGGAACATCGAGACGATCGCGCCGGACAGGATCAGCGCCAGCCCGCGCGGATCATGCGCATGGCCGGCCAGCCGCGCGACGCCGAGGCTGGCCAGAAAGCCCAGGCCACCGCCCGCCAGCGCGGCCGATCCCTGCGCCCGCGGCTCCAGCCCCAGCAGGAAGGCGCCGGCCACCACCGCCAGCGCCGCCCCGGCATTGATCCCGACCAGCGAGGGCGAGGCCAAGGGATTGCGCAGCACGCCCTGCAGGACCGCCCCCGACATGGACAGCGCTGCCCCGGCCAGCATGGCGATCAGCGCGCGCGGCAGGCGCTGGTAGATCACGATGACATCCGCCTGCCGCGTCTCGTCAAAGCGGGCCAGTGCGGCCCATATCCCCGAGGGCGGGATCCAGCTTTCGCCCGCCGACAGCGCCAGCAGCAGGCAAAGCGCCAGCGCCAGCGCCGCAAGGACCGGAAAGCCGCGCCTCATGCGCTGGACTCCGGCAGGGCGGGCAGGCAGATCCGCCGCCCCTCGTGGCGGATGACCTGCGCGTCGAGGTCGAAGACCTCGCGCAGGTTCGCGGCGTTCAGGACCTCGGCCACCGGCCCCGAGGCGCGGGCCTCTCCCCCCGACATCATCACCACCTCGTCGGCGAAGCTCAGCGCCAGGTTCAGGTCGTGCAGGACCGAGACCACCGTGCGGCCATGGCGCCGCGTCAGGTCGCGCACCAGCCCCAGCAGGGCATATTGATAGGTGACGTCCAGGTGGTTCACCGGCTCGTCCATCAGCACGACGGGCGTGTCCTGCGCCAGCACCATGGCGATGAAGGCGCGCTGCCGCTGGCCGCCGGACAGGGCGTTGACCGGCAGATGCGCCTGATCCTGCAGCCCGACAGTGCGCAGCGCCTCGCGAAACAGCAGCCGGTCGCGGTCGTCCGGCCCGGCGAAAAGCCCCTGCCGGGCATGGCCGCCCATCTCGACCAACTCGCCCAGGGTCAGGTAGTCGGGGCAATGGTTCTCTTGCGGCAGCCAGGCGATGCGCCGTGCCAGCG
This Paracoccus pantotrophus DNA region includes the following protein-coding sequences:
- a CDS encoding FecCD family ABC transporter permease; protein product: MRRGFPVLAALALALCLLLALSAGESWIPPSGIWAALARFDETRQADVIVIYQRLPRALIAMLAGAALSMSGAVLQGVLRNPLASPSLVGINAGAALAVVAGAFLLGLEPRAQGSAALAGGGLGFLASLGVARLAGHAHDPRGLALILSGAIVSMFLGGLTQALLLSDPALRQDYLGWLGGNVSHVHAERLADFWGLAALGMAAMLLLARRLSLLALGAEKAASLGIDVARTQLLALGAAVLASASAVAICGPLGFLGLVVPHLVRPLTGARFGALLPGCALAGACLCLLADLIARMALAPLALHTGVVLELLGGIAFMLMVRRFYLRGAEA
- a CDS encoding ABC transporter ATP-binding protein, encoding MIRIQGLTVGYGRKPVIRGLDASFAPGRFTALVGPNGCGKSTLLKAVMGFLRPQAGRVTLDGVPMARIPRRALARRIAWLPQENHCPDYLTLGELVEMGGHARQGLFAGPDDRDRLLFREALRTVGLQDQAHLPVNALSGGQRQRAFIAMVLAQDTPVVLMDEPVNHLDVTYQYALLGLVRDLTRRHGRTVVSVLHDLNLALSFADEVVMMSGGEARASGPVAEVLNAANLREVFDLDAQVIRHEGRRICLPALPESSA
- a CDS encoding iron ABC transporter permease — translated: MSSRALDGRRVLRLPGGMQIGLANLAAALAMTLASLGLGAVSLSWGETRLDLLAPLDADQAFALYQVRLPRLLLGFMAGWSVALAGAMLQSLARNPLADPGLLGLSQGAMVAIMVLTVLAPGLPPAWLPGAALLGGLAVAALLLALVRGHAGGLAVLLMGIALESTLSAVTAVLVLYTPPETSHALAGWMAGSLALADWPRVTMLAPWFAASPIAILLLGRALRLVDLGTPMAMALGLDAVRARVAVLIVAVLLSSAALTAVGPLMFLGVMAPQLAAALSPASGRARLVLAALTGGLVVTAADMLARNAGTDIGLPVGLVLVTLGAPLFVLAMRMRLFLRMSSS